The Flavobacteriales bacterium genome contains the following window.
AGGCACCCACCACACTGTCCAGCGCCAGCCTCACGGCCTCGGGCAGATCCACCTTTTCGGTGCGTTGGATGTCGTCGATAAGGTGCACCAGCACCTCCGTGTCGGTATCGCTTTTGAAGATGTGCCCGCGTTTCTTCAGCTCTTCCTTGATGGGGGCGTAGTTCTCGATGATGCCATTGTGGATCAACGCGATGTCGCCGCTGGTGCTCAGGTGCGGGTGCGCGTTCACATCATTGGGCGGTCCGTGCGTGGCCCAGCGCGTGTGGCCGATGCCGATGGTGCCAAGGACCGGAGCCCCGTTCACATGGTTCTCCAGATCGCTCACCTTCCCCTGGCGCTTGTGCAGCACCATCTTCCCGTCGTGGATCAAGGCCACACCAGCGCTGTCATAGCCCCGGTACTCGAGCCGCCTCAATCCGTTGATGATGATCGGATAGGCCTTCTTTTCGCCTACGTAAGCCACGATGCCGCACATGGTGGGAGCGCCTTGCCCGGCGCGGGGTGTTGGTCAGTGAGCGGTGAAAGTTAGCCGCAACTGCATTGGCCGATCCGAATGGCCGGGGCCGGCAAGTACCGCGCGATTGCCCGTGACGCCATTGAACCCGGCTATCAGGTCGATGCCCGTGTTCTCGTATTCACCGGTCAATAAGCCTTGCATGTAACGCGTGATGTTGAACCGGTACTCCTTGTTCGTGCTGTTGAAGACACCACCGTACTGGCCAATACCGCTTGCGAAATCGGGCAGGTTCACGTCCTGGCCCGCGTCGTTCTTGCGGAACACGAAATTGAGCTGTTGTGGTGGGAGTTCCACGGGGTAGTCCTCGGCGATCGGGATGATAAGCTCGGCTTTGGCCAAGGCGTCCAGGCCAGCTTCTGGGAAGCGTGCCACGTGCGGCAGCCGCAACGCCACTCGCGTGCCCCCGAAGGTCTGAAGGAAGTTCACCGCGTTACCCAGCGTGCTGTCCTGTAAGCAATTCTGCAGCCGCAGGTCGGTGGCAGTGCTGAAGTCGCGTTCGACGAACGTATAGCGCAGGCTGTTGCTGTTGATGGCGAAATCGTACGACAAGGTGTCTTCGCTGCCCGGCGTGTTGTCACGGTAGTAGAGCGTCATGCGCGAAAGCCCCCCCTCAAGCAGGAAGTTGAGCAAGCCGCCTTTCCCCGGCACCGTCTCATCCTTGGCGCTGATGGCCAGCCCGTGGAAAAAATCGAGGAACTTGTCGTTGTCCGCAAGGTCGTTGGTTCCCCATGCCGAAAGAAGCCGCTGCGCCAGTTCATCGCTCAAGCGGATGCGCAATTGGGCCGCGAGCGTGTCGCCGTCAATGATCGGCTTTACGAGAGGTTGTGGTGTGATCGAAGCACCGGGCGCCCAGCTAAGGTCCGTGCCAATGGTCGCCGGTCGGTCATCGCTGTGGAATGTGCTATCGGTCGACAAGCGTTCGGCCAGTTCCCGCACCACGAACACCTGAGGATGTGCATTGCCGTACAGCGGGGCCCCGCCGTCATACACCAAGGAAAGAACCAGCGAGTCCGGCACCAGCGCTGAGTTGTGCGCACTCGTGACATTGTTCGAGGTAAGTCTCAGGTGAACGGCCATGCCGCAGGTCAGCGTTCCGAACTGCCGGTCCACATAGCTGCCGAGCACGTTGCGGGTAAGCCCACTGGTACGCACCGCCGTGTCGGTCAGCGTGTATGCCACAATGGTGGCGGTGTCGGTGGTCAAGGTGCCCAGTTGGGCATCGCCCGGTATCAGGTCAAGACCGATGTTGTCCTCCGGCTTGCGGCAGGCCGACAGGGCCACGGCCCCGCAGAAAAGGAGAGCGGCCCAGTGCAGGGGCCGCCCAACCCGATAGCATGTCTTGTGTTCCAACTCAGACGAGCGCTTCTTCCAGTACGGCTGCATAGAAATCGGCCATGGCGCCAACGTGCTGCTCAGGGCTCACGAAGTCAAGAACGGGCTTACCGCACTTGTCTATTGCACCGTTCATCTCTTTGTTCAGCTTGGGGCTGCCTTTCACCACGGCGTCGCACAGACCGAAGCCGAACTTGTACAGTTCATCGGTGTTCGGTTTGGCAAGACCTCCGACAAGCGTTTTGTCGAAGCCCTCCATGCTCAGCTTCTTCGCAAGGTCCTTGTCCAGACCTTCCTTCTTCTCGTCGTACACGCTGAAGATCAGCTTGGCGTTCTCGAAGTGCGGATCGTCCGTGAAGAAGTGACGGATGTACAGGGGAATGAACGCGGTCATCCAACCGTGGCAGTGGATGATGTCCGGCACCCAGCCCAGTTTGCGCACGGTCTCCAGCACGCCACGGCAGAAGAATACCGCGCGCTCATCGTTGTCCTTGTAGAAATCGCCGTTGGCATCGTGGAGCACCGCCTTGCGCTTGAAGTACTCCTCGTTGTCGATGAAGTACACCTGCATGCGCGCGTTGGGCACACTGGCCACTTTGATCAACAACGCGTGGTCCGTGTCGTTGATGATGAGGTTCATGCCGCTGAGGCGGATCACCTCATGCAATTGGTGACGGCGCTCGTTGATGTTGCCCCACTTCGGCATGAACGTCCGGATCTCATTGCCACGGTCCAGCATGCCTTGGGGCAGTTGGCGGGCCGTCCTCGCCATCTCGGGGCCATCGAGGAAAGGATTGATGGCTTGGCTGATGGTGAGGACTTTCGCGTTCTTCAGGCTCATCGTTGTTTCGGGGAATTGCGGGGACAAAAATATAGATAAAGAGGGGGGCGGAGAAAGCCGATGTATAGCTTCCGCCCCCTTCAACAAGGCTCAAACCCGCGCTGGCATTGGAGTTCATAACGATTCCGCAGGAGGCCAGCGCGTGGGGTGCCCGGCAACGCTCCAAAAACCGGTCGGTCGGGTTCGTTCCCACCATGGGCGCCCTGCACAAGGGGCATATGTCCTTGATAAACAGGGCCAAACAGGATTGCGGGTCGGTGGTATGCAGTGTCTTCGTCAACCCTCTGCAGTTCAATAACCCGGAGGACCTCGCCAAGTACCCCAGACAAGTGGCCCATGACCGGGCGATGCTCGAGAGAGCCGGTTGCGATGCCGTTTTTGTTCCTGTTGCCGAAGAGCTCTATGCGGGTCGTTCAACCCGCACATTCGACCTGGGTGGTCTTGATTTCAAGCTGGAAGGCGCATCCCGGCCGGGTCATTTCCAAGGCGTTGCCAATGTGATCGAGCGGTTGTTCCACTTCGTTCGCCCTGATGCCGCGTTCTTCGGCGAAAAGGACCGTCAGCAGTTGGCTGTCATCAGAAGGCTCACAGCAGGAGAGCGCTGGCCTGTGCGGATAGTTGGCTGCCCCACGTTGCGCGAGTCCAATGGCCTTGCAATGAGCAGCCGGAACCAACGCCTAAGCCCCGAAGAGCGGGAGCTAGCAAGCGTTTTGTTCAGGGCCTTGTCCACTGTGCAGGAGGTGGCCTTCAAAACGACGGCAGAGGAGGCTAGGCAGGCGGGACTGGCACTGCTGGCCCGGGAGCCGGTCGTGCGCCTTGACCACCTCGAGATAGTGGACAGCATGACGCTGGACCCGTTGGCTGACTGGGGCGAACGGACCGATGCCGTGTGCGTGGTGGCGGCGTTCATCGGTCCGGTTAGGCTCATCGACAACATTACCCTGCGCCGATAACTTCGCCGCCCCTTCCGCGGAAGTCTTGCAGTCCGCAAAGGGTCCCATTACGCATGACGATCGAAGTGCTCCGCGCCAAACTGCACCGTGTCACGGTCACTGAGGCGGACATCAACTATATCGGCAGCATCACCTTGGACGAGGATCTTATTGATGCGGCCGGCCTCTTGGAGGGCGAGAAAGTGCAGGTGCTGAACGTGAACAACGGCGACCGGCTTTACACCTATGTGATCAAAGGCGAGCGGGGCAGCGGTGTAGTGTGCCTGAACGGTCCTGCCGCGCGCCGCGTGAGCGTGGGTGACGTTGTCATCGTGGTGGCCTACGCCCACATGACCATTGATGAGGCGCGTGCGTTCAAACCCACCATCGTTTTCCCTGACGAGAAGACGAACAAACTGAAGCGGTGACCCGCACAGGGCCGCGCTGCGCATGAAGAAGGCGGTCGTCGGTTTCCTGAAGTTGGCCGTGCCGATCGGCCTGGGTGTGTGGCTGGTCGCATACCAGTACGGTCAATTGAGCGAGGCCCAACGGACCGAATTGTTCGCGGCGTTCCGAGCGGCTGATATCCGTTGGCTTCTGGCATCCGTGGTGCTCGGTTGGTTGAGCCACATGAGCCGTGGATGGCGTTGGCGCTATGTGCTGGAGCCGCTGGGTTACCGGCCGCGTTTCTGGAACTGCTATCACGCGGTGATGAACGGCTATTTCATGAACATGCTCATCCAACGTGCGGGGGAAGCAAGCCGTGCCGTGTCGCTCTACCGTACCGACAAGGTGCCCTTTGAAAAGGGCTTTGGCAGCGTGCTTGCTGAGCGGGTGATCGATATGGTCATGCTCTTGGTGATCGCTGTGGTCTCCCTGGCGCTCCAAGTGGAGAAGATCGACTTGTTCCAAGAGCGGATCGCTGAGTTCAGGGCCGGTCAAACCACGGATGAGCCGGGTACATCATGGTGGATGTGGACGATCGGTGCGGTGGTGGTTCTTGGTCTGGCCGTGGCGCTGTGGTTTTTGGCCACGCGGCCGGAACTGCGCGCGCGGCTCAAGGACACGGTGCGGGGTTTCGTGGAGGGCCTGCGCTCCGTACTGCGCATGCGGAACAAGGGCGCGTTCCTCTTGCACACGGTGTTGATCTGGGCACTCTACCTGGGGATGTTCTGGGTGGGCTTCTTTGCGTTGGATGCAACTGCGGCCGTGCCGCCTGCCGGGGTGTTCGCTGGGTTCATTGCGGGTGCGATCGGCATTGTCCTGGTGCAAGGTGGGATCGGAGTTTACCCTGCGTTCGTAGCACTCATTGTCAGCGTGTACATGCCGCCGGCCCAGGACGGCGGCTTGCTTCTCCCCGAAGCACTTGCCATGGGCTGGCTGCTCTGGGTGGCCCAGACAGCGATGATCATCGTGCTGGGGGGCATCTCATTACTTTTCACTGCACGCAGCAAAACCACTGCATGATGGAAACAAGCGGTCCAAGAACTCCTCATATCCTCGACCGCGTGCAGTTGGTACGCATGGTGAACCTGTGGCGGATGGCCGGCGCACGCGTAGTGTTCACGAACGGCTGCTTCGATATCCTGCACCGGGGCCATGTAACTTACCTCGAAGAAGCAGCCAAGCTGGGCCACCGGCTCGTGGTGGGTTTGAACAGCGACGCCTCGGTGAAGCGACTGGGCAAGGCGCCCGACCGGCCTTTGAACGATCAAGACAGCCGCGCCGCTGTGCTCAGTGCGTTGCGG
Protein-coding sequences here:
- a CDS encoding glycogen/starch synthase, whose translation is MSLKNAKVLTISQAINPFLDGPEMARTARQLPQGMLDRGNEIRTFMPKWGNINERRHQLHEVIRLSGMNLIINDTDHALLIKVASVPNARMQVYFIDNEEYFKRKAVLHDANGDFYKDNDERAVFFCRGVLETVRKLGWVPDIIHCHGWMTAFIPLYIRHFFTDDPHFENAKLIFSVYDEKKEGLDKDLAKKLSMEGFDKTLVGGLAKPNTDELYKFGFGLCDAVVKGSPKLNKEMNGAIDKCGKPVLDFVSPEQHVGAMADFYAAVLEEALV
- a CDS encoding DUF4270 family protein, whose product is MALSACRKPEDNIGLDLIPGDAQLGTLTTDTATIVAYTLTDTAVRTSGLTRNVLGSYVDRQFGTLTCGMAVHLRLTSNNVTSAHNSALVPDSLVLSLVYDGGAPLYGNAHPQVFVVRELAERLSTDSTFHSDDRPATIGTDLSWAPGASITPQPLVKPIIDGDTLAAQLRIRLSDELAQRLLSAWGTNDLADNDKFLDFFHGLAISAKDETVPGKGGLLNFLLEGGLSRMTLYYRDNTPGSEDTLSYDFAINSNSLRYTFVERDFSTATDLRLQNCLQDSTLGNAVNFLQTFGGTRVALRLPHVARFPEAGLDALAKAELIIPIAEDYPVELPPQQLNFVFRKNDAGQDVNLPDFASGIGQYGGVFNSTNKEYRFNITRYMQGLLTGEYENTGIDLIAGFNGVTGNRAVLAGPGHSDRPMQLRLTFTAH
- a CDS encoding pantoate--beta-alanine ligase, with amino-acid sequence MEFITIPQEASAWGARQRSKNRSVGFVPTMGALHKGHMSLINRAKQDCGSVVCSVFVNPLQFNNPEDLAKYPRQVAHDRAMLERAGCDAVFVPVAEELYAGRSTRTFDLGGLDFKLEGASRPGHFQGVANVIERLFHFVRPDAAFFGEKDRQQLAVIRRLTAGERWPVRIVGCPTLRESNGLAMSSRNQRLSPEERELASVLFRALSTVQEVAFKTTAEEARQAGLALLAREPVVRLDHLEIVDSMTLDPLADWGERTDAVCVVAAFIGPVRLIDNITLRR
- the rfaE2 gene encoding D-glycero-beta-D-manno-heptose 1-phosphate adenylyltransferase, which produces MVNLWRMAGARVVFTNGCFDILHRGHVTYLEEAAKLGHRLVVGLNSDASVKRLGKAPDRPLNDQDSRAAVLSALRCVDAVCVFDEGTPLELIELVRPDVLVKGGDWKPEQIVGGTEVLGWGGEVRSLAFVQGYSTTGLVEKIKHG
- a CDS encoding flippase-like domain-containing protein, encoding MKKAVVGFLKLAVPIGLGVWLVAYQYGQLSEAQRTELFAAFRAADIRWLLASVVLGWLSHMSRGWRWRYVLEPLGYRPRFWNCYHAVMNGYFMNMLIQRAGEASRAVSLYRTDKVPFEKGFGSVLAERVIDMVMLLVIAVVSLALQVEKIDLFQERIAEFRAGQTTDEPGTSWWMWTIGAVVVLGLAVALWFLATRPELRARLKDTVRGFVEGLRSVLRMRNKGAFLLHTVLIWALYLGMFWVGFFALDATAAVPPAGVFAGFIAGAIGIVLVQGGIGVYPAFVALIVSVYMPPAQDGGLLLPEALAMGWLLWVAQTAMIIVLGGISLLFTARSKTTA
- the panD gene encoding aspartate 1-decarboxylase is translated as MTIEVLRAKLHRVTVTEADINYIGSITLDEDLIDAAGLLEGEKVQVLNVNNGDRLYTYVIKGERGSGVVCLNGPAARRVSVGDVVIVVAYAHMTIDEARAFKPTIVFPDEKTNKLKR